The following coding sequences are from one Primulina eburnea isolate SZY01 chromosome 15, ASM2296580v1, whole genome shotgun sequence window:
- the LOC140815057 gene encoding large ribosomal subunit protein eL43, with protein MAKRTKKVGIVGKYGTRYGASLRKQIKKMEVSQHSKYFCEFCGKYAVKRKAVGIWGCKDCGKVKAGGAYTLNTASAVTVRSTIRRLREQTES; from the exons ATG GCCAAGAGAACCAAGAAGGTTGGCATTGTTGGGAAATACG GCACCCGTTATGGTGCTAGTTTGAGAAAGCAGATTAAGAAGATGGAAGTTAGTCAGCACAGCAAGTATTTTTGCGAATTCTGTGGGAAG TATGCAGTGAAAAGAAAAGCTGTTGGCATTTGGGGATGCAAGGACTGTGGCAAAGTGAAAGCAGGCGGTGCCTACACATTGAA CACTGCTAGTGCTGTGACAGTTCGGAGTACCATCCGAAGACTGAGGGAGCAGACTGAGAGTTAA